A single window of Colletotrichum destructivum chromosome 9, complete sequence DNA harbors:
- a CDS encoding Putative multicopper oxidase, second cupredoxin domain, multicopper oxidase, copper-binding protein: protein MSVLRYLLPTLALALGAIAESRNIQLDLTWETASPDGFARKMILVNGQFPGPRIELTEGDDVTVKVTNNIPYPATVHYHGIEMLNTPWSDGVPGLTQRPIQPGGSFEYKWKATQYGAYWYHAHYEGLIEDGLYGAITIHPAASHQKPFSLISSDGAAVHAMEQAEKKVVPLILSDHRHMISEEVHDLSAAANIQFSCYDSFLFNGKGSVQCRTPEQIDALLTQERKDVLANVAGARMTDKACIPAAIVARGQGDLSKVPPGVFDGCQPSDGGQETFKVEKSNCDTEKWVAFDIVGAYHLHTAMFSIDNHSMWVYAMDGAYVLPQEVEALPVTNGDRYSVLVKYKQQGDFTIRSASLIATQMISGTALLQWREKGQAEPQIVASTPWVRDNGQPVSRDVRVFRQALAKPYPPITIPRNGDALHKFVMHASGGSYYWALNDTVLLPADYENDTPVLFGVQAAENDPTILSTKNATWVDMVFQVGNSPQPPHPIHKHGNKMFLLGSGSGEFTWNSVEEAVAANSTGWNLVDPPRRDGFATPNAINNPTWMVVRYLVDNPGPWLLHCHIQSHIMGGMSVIIQDGIDAWPVTPKEYVNYA from the exons ATGTCAGTATTACGTTACCTTCTTCCgaccctggccttggcgctGGGAGCCATCGCCGAGTCTCGCAACATCCAGTTGGACCTTACTTGGGAGACGGCCTCCCCCGATGGCTTCGCCAGAAAGATGATTCTGGTCAACGGCCAGTTCCCCGGACCAAGAATCGAGCtcaccgagggcgacgatgtcaCCGTCAAGGTCACCAACAACATCCCATATCCCGCGACCGTCCACTACCACG GTATTGAGATGCTCAACACCCCCTGGTCCGATGGTGTCCCCGGCCTCACCCAGCGACCCATCCAGCCCGGCGGCAGCTTTGAGTACAAGTGGAAGGCCACCCAATACGGTGCCTACTGGTACCATGCACACTACGAGGGCCTCATCGAGGATGGTCTCTATggcgccatcaccatccaCCCTGCCGCCTCTCACCAGAAGCCCTTCAGCCTGATCtccagcgacggcgccgccgtccacgCAATGGaacaggccgagaagaaggttGTTCCTCTTATTTTGTCCGACCACCGCCACATGATCTCCGAGGAGGTTCACGATCTTTCTGCGGCGGCCAACATCCAATTCTCATGCTACGACTCTTTTCTGTTCAACGGAAAGGGCAGCGTCCAGTGCCGTACCCCCGAGCAAATTGACGCGCTCTTGACCCAGGAGCGAAAGGATGTCTTGGCCAACGTTGCCGGTGCCAGGATGACCGACAAGGC CTGCATTCCCGCTGCCATCGTCGCTCGCGGCCAGGGAGACCTGAGCAAGGTTCCTCCCGGTGTCTTTGATGGTTGCCAACCcagcgatggcggccaggagACCTTTAAGGTTGAGAAGAGCAACTGCGACACTGAGAAGTGGGTTGCCTTTGACATCGTCGGTGCCTACCACCTGCACACTGCCATGTTCTCCATCGACAACCACTCCATGTGGGTCTACGCCATGGACGGTGCCTATGTCCTTCCCCAAGAGGTCGAGGCCCTGCCCGTCACCAATGGTGACCGCTACTCCGTTCTCGTCAAGTACAAGCAGCAGGGTGACTTCACCATCCGGTCCGCCTCCCTCATCGCCACGCAGATGATCAGCGGTACCGCTCTCCTCCAGTGGCGCGAGAAGGGCCAGGCTGAGCCCCAGATTGTTGCTTCTACCCCCTGGGTCCGTGACAACGGCCAGCCCGTCTCCCGCGACGTCCGCGTCTTCCGCCAGGCCCTCGCCAAGCCCTACCCTCCCATCACCATCCCCCGCAACGGTGACGCTCTGCACAAGTTCGTGATGCACGCCTCGGGCGGCTCTTACTACTGGGCGCTGAACGACACCGTTCTCCTGCCTGCGGACTACGAGAACGACACCCCTGTCCTCTtcggcgtccaggccgcAGAGAATGACCCCACCATCCTCTCGACCAAGAACGCCACCTGGGTCGACATGGTCTTCCAGGTTGGCAACTCGCCGCAGCCTCCTCACCCCATCCACAAGCACGGCAACAAGATGTTCCTGctcggctccggctccggcgaGTTCACTTGGAActcggtcgaggaggccgtcgccgccaacagCACCGGCTGGAACCTGGTCGACCCCCCTCGCCGCGACGGCTTTGCGACCCCCAACGCTATCAACAACCCCACGTGGATGGTCGTGCGGTACCTTGTCGACAACCCGGGCCCTTGGTTGCTCCACTGCCACATCCAGAGCCATATCATGGGTGGCATGTCCGTCATCATCCAggacggcatcgacgcctGGCCCGTCACGCCGAAGGAGTATGTCAACTACGCTTAA
- a CDS encoding Putative short-chain dehydrogenase/reductase SDR, NAD(P)-binding domain superfamily, which yields MPFPSKTTLITGATSGIGLALADRLVANGTYVIAVGRRTDRLDALVSSHGPEKVAAEPFDVTDLEALPAWVDKITSTYPSLDTIILNAGIQRSVDFTSPSSISLSSVSSELATNYLAPVHMITHFLPHLQSLRSSITTSTCSIILVSSGLALVPIPRCPNYCATKSALHSLAWSLRAQLAAHGPSAHIRVVEVVPPAVRTELHSQQPDLVAAGQADFGMPLDEFTEETWAALVEGNEDEVIVGPAKNFAHVETDRKKMFDKMTESFNNGNKS from the exons ATGCCCTTTCCATCCAAGACGACCCTCATCACGGGCGCGACGTCGGGAatcggcctcgccctggccgaccgcctcgtcgccaacggcacTTACGTCATCGCCGTTGGCCGCCGGaccgaccgcctcgacgcTCTCGTCTCCTCCCACGGGCCCGAaaaggtcgccgccgagcccttCGACGTcaccgacctcgaggccctgcCGGCATGGGTCGACAA GATCACGTCAACATACCCATCCCTCGATACAATCATCCTCAATGCGGGAATCCAGCGCAGTGTGGACTTCACAAGCCcatcctccatctctctGTCCTCCGTGTCCTCGGAGCTCGCCACGAACTATCTTGCCCCGGTGCATATGATCACCCATTTCCTCCCTCATCTCCAGTCCCTCCGATCGtccatcaccaccagcaccTGCTCCATAATTCTCGTCTCTTcaggcctcgccctcgtccccaTCCCCCGCTGCCCGAACTACTGCGCCACAAAGTCCGCCCTTCACTCCCTCGCCTGGTCCCTCCGCGCCCAGCTTGCCGCCCACGGGCCGTCAGCTCACatccgcgtcgtcgaggtcgtcccGCCCGCCGTCCGGACCGAGCTGCATTCCCAGCAGCCCGATCTTGTCGCCGCAGGCCAGGCTGACTTCGGCATGCCACTCGACGAGTTCACCGAGGAAACTTGGGCGGCGTTGGTGGAGGGGAACGAAGATGAAGTCATCGTTGGGCCGGCCAAGAACTTTGCCCATGTTGAAACGGACAGGAAAAAGATGTTCGACAAGATGACCGAGTCGTTCAACAACGGCAACAAGTCGTAA